In the Candidatus Rhodoblastus alkanivorans genome, one interval contains:
- a CDS encoding ComEC/Rec2 family competence protein — protein sequence MASAPKGLTDRVGSLAALRLSPGAALAALRLYFAAALEQEWDLRRPFLWLPAAAGAGAIYYLVAPTEPVLWVVGATAVLFAALAFLAHEQRTLSAVFVILAALAAGEFSGGWRAARVDAPVLDRIYIGELAGFVEEVDFRPQGARFLLRVTEAERLAPEQTPYRVRLTMRGVPAFAAGDFLTIKARLLPPARAALPGGYDFARDAYFQRIGAVGNVLGKAEALPAPRTADWRPRLYAAVDRARNALALRVYDRIGGDNGAIAAAMVTGKRDLLSEAARETIAKAGIFHIITISGVQMTLVAGIFFVGFRGFLALFPALALNYPIKKWSAALAMLGALAYGLFTGSRVGSERALFMTLILLGAVIAERPALSMRNLAFAALAVIAWEPEALLGASFQLSFAAVAALIAVYESRGAASGRPNPAPKAVGTEAEREARGLADHMGEISRLRVFGALAATFCATSATASFMAYDFHELNPYVLIGNPLTLAMIELFAVPAALLGALLAPFGADGLVWSYLGAGVGMIMTIARWIGSAPGATIALPAFAPWSIACLTLAVLSAVLWRTRLMKLTALPLVGLGLLGAASGQRFDLAVAPTGEYAALRDAGGRLALLGKRRDSFAAEQWLRADADLRPASEAEAAGRCDTLGCVGVMRNGEAAALVLDGEAFHEDCARAQVVISPLYAPSYCTPKILLDRRKLRETGAVTLAFGPKGMEWRTTRAPGEDRPWSRAPRRRALAPLRPAAAPESPATKDDSRE from the coding sequence ATGGCGTCCGCTCCCAAGGGGCTGACGGACAGGGTTGGTAGCCTTGCGGCGCTGCGCCTCTCGCCCGGCGCCGCGCTCGCCGCCCTGCGCCTGTATTTTGCCGCCGCTTTGGAGCAGGAATGGGATCTGCGCCGGCCTTTCCTGTGGTTGCCGGCGGCGGCGGGCGCCGGCGCGATCTATTATCTCGTCGCGCCGACCGAGCCGGTTCTTTGGGTCGTCGGGGCGACGGCGGTTCTGTTTGCTGCGCTGGCTTTTCTTGCGCACGAGCAGCGTACGCTTTCGGCCGTGTTTGTCATCCTCGCGGCGCTGGCCGCGGGCGAGTTCTCCGGTGGCTGGCGCGCGGCGCGGGTGGATGCGCCAGTGCTGGATCGCATTTACATCGGTGAGCTTGCCGGCTTCGTCGAAGAGGTCGATTTCCGGCCCCAGGGCGCGCGTTTCCTGCTGCGCGTCACCGAGGCCGAGCGTCTCGCGCCGGAGCAGACGCCTTATCGCGTGCGCTTGACCATGCGCGGCGTTCCTGCTTTCGCCGCGGGAGATTTCCTGACCATCAAGGCGCGGCTGCTGCCGCCGGCGCGCGCGGCGCTGCCGGGCGGCTATGATTTTGCGCGCGACGCTTATTTTCAGCGCATCGGCGCCGTCGGCAATGTGCTGGGCAAGGCGGAGGCTCTTCCCGCGCCCCGGACGGCGGACTGGCGGCCGCGCCTCTATGCGGCGGTGGACCGCGCGCGCAACGCGCTGGCGTTGAGGGTCTATGATCGCATAGGCGGCGACAATGGCGCGATCGCCGCCGCGATGGTCACCGGCAAGCGCGACCTCCTTTCGGAAGCGGCGCGGGAAACCATCGCCAAGGCGGGGATTTTTCATATCATCACCATTTCCGGCGTCCAGATGACCCTGGTCGCGGGCATCTTCTTCGTCGGCTTTCGCGGTTTTCTGGCGCTCTTCCCCGCTCTCGCGCTGAACTATCCGATCAAGAAATGGTCGGCCGCGCTCGCCATGCTCGGGGCGCTGGCCTATGGCCTGTTCACCGGCTCGCGCGTCGGCTCGGAACGCGCTTTGTTCATGACCCTGATTCTGCTCGGCGCGGTCATCGCCGAACGGCCGGCGCTTTCCATGCGCAATCTCGCTTTCGCGGCGCTGGCGGTGATCGCTTGGGAGCCGGAGGCGCTGCTTGGCGCGAGTTTCCAGCTATCCTTCGCGGCCGTCGCCGCGCTGATTGCGGTTTACGAATCGCGCGGCGCGGCGAGCGGGAGGCCAAATCCCGCGCCCAAGGCGGTCGGGACCGAGGCCGAGCGCGAAGCGCGGGGGCTCGCCGACCATATGGGGGAAATCAGCCGCCTGCGCGTGTTCGGCGCACTGGCCGCCACCTTCTGCGCGACCTCCGCGACGGCCTCTTTCATGGCCTATGACTTTCATGAATTGAATCCCTATGTGCTCATCGGCAATCCGCTGACGCTCGCGATGATCGAGCTTTTCGCGGTGCCGGCGGCGTTGCTCGGCGCGTTGCTCGCGCCTTTCGGCGCGGACGGTTTGGTTTGGTCCTATCTCGGCGCGGGCGTCGGCATGATCATGACGATCGCGCGTTGGATCGGGTCGGCGCCGGGCGCGACTATCGCCCTGCCGGCTTTCGCGCCCTGGTCGATCGCCTGCCTGACGCTCGCGGTTCTCTCCGCCGTCTTGTGGCGGACGCGGCTGATGAAGCTTACGGCGCTGCCGCTGGTCGGCCTGGGCCTGTTGGGGGCGGCGAGCGGACAGCGCTTCGATCTCGCCGTGGCGCCGACCGGGGAATATGCGGCTTTGCGCGACGCCGGAGGGCGCCTCGCGCTTCTCGGCAAAAGGCGCGATTCCTTTGCCGCCGAACAATGGCTGCGCGCCGACGCCGACCTGCGCCCGGCGTCCGAAGCCGAAGCCGCCGGCCGTTGCGACACGCTCGGTTGCGTCGGCGTAATGCGCAATGGCGAAGCGGCGGCCCTGGTGCTCGACGGCGAAGCCTTCCATGAGGATTGCGCCCGGGCGCAGGTCGTCATTTCGCCGCTCTATGCGCCGAGCTATTGCACGCCAAAAATTCTGCTCGACCGCCGCAAGCTCCGGGAAACCGGGGCGGTGACACTGGCTTTCGGCCCGAAAGGCATGGAATGGCGCACAACCCGCGCGCCAGGCGAGGATCGCCCCTGGTCACGCGCGCCGCGCCGCCGGGCGCTTGCGCCATTGCGTCCCGCCGCCGCGCCGGAGTCGCCCGCGACGAAGGACGATTCGCGGGAATAG
- a CDS encoding ATP-binding protein — MAFRFVETSISRGIDETVTYSRATLRAAAIIGPPGIGKTVALERLYANDRKAIYLRISATQGTGKAAFRLLGDAMGVARGGRESTDSIWRALEDRFDTSGSWKQGEYLLIDEAQQLDLNVLKELVDLPSRFGFPVVVCGNPDLLKRTKVDRGAYEQIVSRCSKRLVLKAPLDEDLVAIALDFDVYGADARAAAVSYGQNTSIRELVQLLEDARTFVASGPIRLNDLRQTAVNTKGGSQALKLLSPAA, encoded by the coding sequence ATGGCTTTTCGCTTTGTCGAAACGTCGATTTCTCGCGGCATCGACGAGACCGTTACGTACTCGCGTGCGACCCTGCGCGCTGCCGCGATCATTGGACCGCCGGGGATCGGAAAAACGGTCGCGCTGGAACGCCTTTATGCGAACGATCGAAAAGCGATCTACTTGCGTATTTCGGCGACGCAGGGAACGGGCAAGGCGGCATTTAGGCTTCTGGGCGACGCCATGGGCGTGGCGAGGGGAGGGCGCGAGAGCACGGACTCGATTTGGCGCGCCCTGGAGGACCGCTTTGACACGTCCGGATCCTGGAAACAGGGCGAATATCTGCTCATAGACGAGGCGCAGCAACTTGATTTGAACGTCCTCAAAGAGCTGGTCGATTTGCCGTCGCGTTTCGGCTTTCCCGTTGTCGTCTGCGGGAACCCAGACCTTCTCAAGAGAACGAAGGTCGATCGCGGCGCCTATGAACAAATCGTCAGCCGCTGCTCCAAGCGGCTGGTTTTGAAAGCGCCATTGGACGAAGACCTCGTCGCGATTGCGCTCGATTTCGACGTTTACGGTGCCGACGCGCGCGCGGCGGCCGTTTCCTATGGGCAAAACACGTCAATCCGCGAACTCGTCCAACTTCTTGAGGACGCCAGGACGTTCGTCGCAAGCGGGCCGATTAGACTGAACGATCTTCGCCAAACGGCCGTCAACACCAAAGGCGGCTCCCAAGCCCTCAAGCTTTTGTCCCCCGCCGCGTAA
- the lexA gene encoding transcriptional repressor LexA has protein sequence MLTRKQSELLRYIHERLKETGVPPSFDEMKDALDLRSKSGIHRLIMALEERGFIRRLPNRARALEVLRLPESSTPAAPRGGRFAPSVIEGNLGKTRPVVAGDPSDSSQNVAIPVMGRIAAGTPISALQTRSHSIALPPDLLSNGEHYALEVRGDSMIEAGILDGDTVVIKKQESAESGEIVVALIDDEEATLKRLRKRGASIALEAANPAYETRIFGPDRVRIQGKLVSLVRKY, from the coding sequence ATGCTGACCAGGAAACAAAGCGAATTGCTTCGTTATATTCATGAGCGCCTGAAAGAGACCGGCGTGCCTCCATCCTTCGACGAAATGAAGGACGCGCTCGACCTGCGCTCGAAGTCCGGCATTCATCGCCTCATCATGGCGCTGGAGGAGCGCGGCTTCATCCGGCGCCTGCCAAATCGCGCCCGGGCGCTGGAAGTTTTGCGGCTGCCCGAGTCGTCAACCCCGGCGGCGCCGCGCGGCGGACGTTTCGCGCCAAGCGTCATCGAAGGCAATCTCGGCAAGACCCGGCCAGTCGTCGCGGGCGACCCCTCCGATTCGAGCCAGAACGTCGCCATCCCCGTCATGGGCCGCATCGCGGCCGGCACGCCGATATCGGCGCTGCAAACACGGTCCCACAGCATCGCCCTCCCCCCGGACCTGTTGTCCAACGGCGAACATTACGCGCTCGAAGTCCGGGGCGATTCGATGATCGAGGCCGGCATTCTCGACGGCGACACGGTGGTCATCAAGAAGCAGGAATCCGCCGAGTCGGGTGAAATCGTGGTCGCCTTGATCGACGACGAGGAGGCGACCTTGAAGCGCTTGCGCAAGCGCGGCGCCTCGATCGCGCTGGAAGCCGCCAATCCGGCCTATGAAACGCGGATCTTTGGGCCGGACCGGGTCCGCATCCAGGGCAAGCTGGTGAGCCTCGTGCGCAAATATTGA
- a CDS encoding gamma-butyrobetaine hydroxylase-like domain-containing protein, whose product MSDAKWPSELKLADKGRTLKVTFENGEAFALPAELLRVESPSAEVQGHSPEERKTVAGKRDVAITAIEPVGNYAAKLEFDDTHSTGIYTWDYLYDLGARQEIIWQSYLNELKDKGLSR is encoded by the coding sequence ATGAGCGACGCGAAATGGCCGAGCGAATTGAAGCTCGCCGACAAGGGCAGGACGTTGAAAGTGACCTTCGAGAACGGCGAAGCCTTCGCCCTTCCCGCCGAACTGCTGCGGGTCGAAAGCCCCAGCGCCGAAGTCCAGGGCCATTCGCCCGAAGAGCGCAAGACCGTCGCGGGCAAACGCGACGTCGCGATCACCGCGATCGAGCCGGTCGGCAATTACGCCGCAAAACTGGAATTCGACGACACGCACTCAACCGGCATCTACACCTGGGACTATCTCTACGACCTCGGAGCCAGACAAGAAATCATCTGGCAAAGCTACCTCAACGAACTCAAGGATAAGGGATTGTCCCGCTAA
- the dsrA gene encoding dissimilatory-type sulfite reductase subunit alpha: protein MSQEESKAHHPTPMLDELESGPWPSFVSGLKRLRDNADAQYAPMMNDLLGQLEHSYEERLGFWKGGTVSVFGYGGGVIPRFSEVADKYPASKEFHTLRVQPPAGMHYDTNVLRQLCDIWEKHGSGLIAFHGQSGDIMFQGCSSENVQPAFDELNEIGFDLGGAGPALRTSMSCVGHARCEMSCYDEVKAHRSVINEFLDEMHRPALPYKFKFKFSGCGNDCVNAIHRADFAVIGTWRDDMKVNQDEVKAYVGRVGRKYAIDHVIAMCPTRALSLNDDDTLDVDNKSCVRCMHCLNVMNKALAPGDDKGASILVGGKRALKVGDLMGTMLIPFVKLESDEDYENLVALARRMLDFFADNALEHERIGETIDRIGLPMFLEAMEIEPDPNMVNHPRTSCYVRTDDFTDEAEKYFERKAREAGLDVAAD from the coding sequence ATGTCACAGGAAGAATCCAAAGCCCATCATCCCACGCCGATGCTCGACGAGCTTGAGAGCGGTCCGTGGCCGAGCTTCGTGTCGGGGCTGAAGCGTCTGCGCGACAACGCCGACGCGCAATATGCGCCGATGATGAACGACCTGCTCGGCCAGCTCGAACATTCCTATGAGGAGCGGCTCGGCTTCTGGAAGGGCGGCACGGTTTCGGTGTTCGGCTATGGCGGCGGCGTCATTCCACGCTTTTCAGAAGTCGCCGACAAATATCCGGCTTCGAAAGAATTCCACACCCTGCGCGTCCAGCCCCCGGCCGGCATGCATTACGACACCAATGTCCTGCGCCAGCTCTGCGACATCTGGGAGAAGCACGGCTCGGGCCTGATCGCCTTCCACGGCCAGTCGGGCGACATCATGTTCCAGGGCTGTTCGAGCGAGAACGTCCAGCCGGCCTTCGACGAATTGAACGAGATCGGCTTCGACCTCGGCGGCGCCGGCCCGGCGCTGCGCACCTCGATGAGCTGCGTCGGCCACGCCCGCTGCGAGATGTCCTGCTATGACGAGGTCAAGGCGCATCGCTCGGTGATCAACGAGTTTCTGGACGAGATGCATCGTCCGGCGCTGCCCTACAAGTTCAAGTTCAAGTTCTCGGGCTGCGGCAATGATTGCGTCAACGCCATCCATCGCGCCGATTTCGCGGTGATCGGCACCTGGCGCGACGACATGAAGGTCAATCAGGACGAGGTGAAGGCCTATGTCGGCCGGGTCGGGCGCAAATATGCGATCGACCATGTCATCGCCATGTGTCCGACCCGCGCGCTGTCGCTCAACGACGACGACACGCTCGATGTCGACAACAAGAGCTGCGTGCGCTGCATGCACTGCCTGAACGTGATGAACAAGGCGCTGGCGCCGGGCGACGACAAGGGCGCCTCGATCCTGGTCGGCGGCAAGCGCGCGCTCAAGGTCGGCGACCTGATGGGCACGATGCTCATTCCCTTCGTCAAGCTCGAGAGCGACGAGGATTACGAGAATCTGGTGGCGCTGGCCCGCCGGATGCTGGACTTCTTCGCCGACAACGCGCTGGAGCACGAGCGCATCGGCGAGACCATCGACCGCATCGGCCTGCCGATGTTCCTCGAGGCGATGGAGATCGAGCCGGACCCGAACATGGTCAATCATCCGCGCACGTCCTGCTATGTGCGCACCGACGACTTCACCGACGAGGCGGAGAAATATTTCGAGCGCAAGGCCCGCGAAGCCGGCCTCGACGTCGCCGCCGACTGA
- a CDS encoding Mu-like prophage major head subunit gpT family protein, translated as MIITPDTMKLLFTGFKAVFNDAWAQTPTHAFDIAMKTSSGTSREAYPWLGQFPQLREWVGDRHIKSVETQGFFIDNLKFESTVTVKRESIEDDQYGVFAPMFRNMGRVARLHPDQLVFGLLKNGFNSFCFDGLPFFDEAHPAFDENGAPITASNMQPAPAGYSGPAWFLLDAKQAVKPLIFQERLPYDFQSVVSDTDSRVFLRDEYSYGIRARVNAGFGLWHMAFGSQAPLTFDNYAAARAAMQMLRGDQGGLLGVSPTLLVVPPALEAAGRTLLKASSVSTYDSTNLSIPAVPVTNIWFESADLIVTPFVA; from the coding sequence ATGATTATCACTCCCGACACCATGAAGCTCTTGTTTACGGGCTTCAAAGCGGTGTTCAACGACGCCTGGGCGCAAACGCCCACACACGCTTTTGACATCGCGATGAAGACGAGTTCGGGAACCTCGCGCGAGGCTTACCCTTGGCTGGGCCAGTTCCCTCAGCTCCGCGAATGGGTCGGTGATAGGCATATCAAATCCGTCGAGACGCAAGGGTTCTTCATCGACAATTTGAAGTTTGAGTCAACCGTCACCGTCAAACGGGAGAGTATCGAGGACGATCAATATGGCGTGTTTGCGCCGATGTTCAGGAATATGGGGCGGGTCGCGCGTCTTCATCCTGATCAACTCGTCTTCGGATTGCTCAAAAACGGTTTCAACTCCTTTTGTTTTGATGGTCTGCCGTTTTTCGACGAAGCTCATCCGGCGTTCGACGAGAATGGCGCGCCGATCACCGCGTCGAACATGCAGCCGGCGCCGGCCGGATATTCGGGACCGGCCTGGTTTCTTCTGGACGCAAAGCAGGCGGTGAAGCCGCTAATTTTTCAGGAACGCCTTCCCTACGATTTTCAATCGGTCGTGAGCGACACGGATTCGCGCGTCTTCTTGAGGGACGAATATAGCTATGGCATCCGCGCCAGGGTCAACGCGGGCTTCGGCCTTTGGCATATGGCCTTCGGCTCGCAGGCGCCGCTCACCTTCGACAACTACGCCGCGGCGCGCGCCGCTATGCAAATGCTGCGAGGCGACCAGGGCGGCTTGCTCGGCGTCTCGCCGACGCTTCTTGTCGTGCCTCCCGCGCTTGAGGCAGCGGGGCGCACGCTTCTCAAAGCTTCCAGCGTCTCGACCTATGACAGTACCAACCTGTCCATTCCGGCGGTCCCGGTCACGAATATCTGGTTCGAAAGTGCGGACTTGATCGTCACGCCTTTCGTAGCCTGA
- a CDS encoding DUF2189 domain-containing protein: MQHSVKPADAGAQPRARRAVVIRKLQKDDIYHALVAGLNDFRTAPRYGLVVGGLHTLFGWVAIYFAEFSGLRYFAYPLLTGVALVSPFSAAVLYEVSRRLETGAPLSWGAVLRSVRMSGGRDLGWMCLVSLFGFIIWIDYSFVLYLMFYGLDMPDPAQFIHHALTTPKGIVFVLVGNLFGGMIAFAVFAVTVVSYPLLLDRDVDFVTAMISSVKAVLTNPWPLLAWALVIALFLAFGLLSALLGLTLVLPLLGHASWHVYRKLVEPESPAAA, translated from the coding sequence ATGCAGCACAGCGTCAAGCCGGCCGACGCCGGGGCACAGCCGCGCGCGCGGCGCGCGGTCGTCATTCGCAAACTGCAGAAGGATGACATTTACCACGCCCTCGTCGCGGGCCTGAACGACTTCAGGACCGCGCCGCGCTATGGCCTGGTCGTCGGCGGCCTACACACTTTGTTCGGCTGGGTGGCGATCTATTTCGCCGAGTTTTCCGGCCTGCGTTATTTCGCTTATCCGCTCCTCACCGGCGTGGCGCTGGTCTCGCCTTTCTCGGCGGCCGTGCTGTATGAGGTGAGCCGGAGACTCGAAACAGGCGCGCCGCTGTCGTGGGGCGCCGTGCTGCGCTCCGTCAGGATGAGCGGCGGCCGCGATCTCGGCTGGATGTGCCTCGTGTCGCTGTTCGGCTTCATCATCTGGATCGATTATTCCTTCGTCCTCTATCTGATGTTCTATGGCCTCGACATGCCGGACCCCGCTCAGTTCATCCATCACGCGCTCACCACGCCCAAGGGCATCGTCTTCGTTCTCGTGGGCAATCTTTTCGGCGGCATGATCGCTTTCGCCGTGTTTGCGGTCACCGTCGTCTCCTACCCGCTTCTGCTCGACCGCGACGTCGATTTCGTCACCGCGATGATCTCGTCGGTGAAGGCGGTGCTGACCAACCCTTGGCCACTGCTCGCCTGGGCGCTGGTCATCGCCCTGTTCCTGGCCTTCGGCCTGCTGTCGGCCCTGCTCGGACTGACCCTGGTGCTGCCGCTGCTCGGCCACGCCTCGTGGCACGTTTACCGGAAGCTGGTCGAACCGGAGAGCCCCGCCGCCGCCTGA
- the gltX gene encoding glutamate--tRNA ligase, which produces MSHSVVTRFAPSPTGYLHIGGARTALFNWLLARQTGGRMLLRIEDTDRERSTDSAIAAIIDGMKWLGLDWDGETIYQFARAGRHREVAEEMLARGAAYKCYATPEELDEMRELARKEGRPPRYDGRWRDLGGTEAESDAIAQGRKPVVRLKAPREGETIIEDKVQGIVTFPNKDLDDLILLRSDGTPTYMLAVVVDDHDMGVTQIIRGDDHLTNAARQTHIYQAMGWDIPAFAHIPLIHGPDGAKMSKRHGALGVDAYRALGYLPEALRNYLARLGWSQGDREFFSTDELTEAFSLAQVHRSPARFDYAKLENMNGHYMRAMDDSALLAQFIVALPYLPNGEEIVAKLDDAKRAQLAKAMPGLKERAKTLIELADGARFLFAERPLEYDEKARSLLNEAGRAHLAALAPKLAALPEWTAPAAEAAVRAYVGETGAKLGQVAQPLRAALTGRATSPGIFDVLETLGCDESLGRITDAAGASIV; this is translated from the coding sequence ATGTCTCATTCCGTCGTCACGCGTTTCGCACCCTCGCCCACTGGCTATCTCCACATCGGCGGCGCGCGCACCGCTCTCTTCAACTGGCTCCTCGCCCGCCAGACCGGCGGCAGGATGCTGCTGCGAATCGAGGATACCGACCGCGAACGCTCGACAGATTCGGCGATCGCCGCGATCATCGACGGGATGAAATGGCTCGGCCTCGACTGGGATGGCGAGACCATCTACCAGTTCGCGCGCGCGGGACGCCATCGCGAGGTCGCCGAGGAAATGCTCGCCAGGGGCGCGGCCTATAAATGCTACGCGACGCCGGAAGAGCTCGACGAGATGCGCGAACTCGCACGCAAGGAGGGCCGCCCGCCGCGCTATGATGGGCGCTGGCGCGACCTCGGCGGCACCGAAGCCGAAAGCGACGCGATCGCGCAAGGCCGCAAGCCGGTGGTCCGCCTCAAGGCGCCGCGCGAGGGCGAAACGATCATCGAGGACAAGGTCCAGGGAATTGTCACCTTCCCCAACAAGGACCTCGACGACCTCATCCTGCTGCGCTCCGACGGCACGCCGACCTATATGCTCGCGGTGGTGGTGGACGACCACGACATGGGCGTGACCCAGATCATCCGCGGCGACGACCATCTGACCAACGCCGCGCGCCAGACCCACATCTATCAGGCGATGGGCTGGGACATTCCCGCCTTCGCCCATATCCCCCTCATTCACGGGCCAGACGGCGCGAAAATGTCCAAGCGCCACGGCGCCCTCGGCGTGGACGCCTATCGCGCCTTGGGCTATCTGCCGGAAGCCCTGCGCAATTATCTGGCCCGTCTCGGCTGGAGCCAGGGCGACCGCGAGTTTTTCTCGACCGACGAGCTGACCGAGGCCTTTTCGCTCGCCCAGGTGCATCGCTCGCCCGCGCGGTTCGACTATGCGAAGCTCGAAAACATGAACGGCCATTACATGCGGGCTATGGACGATTCCGCTTTGCTGGCGCAGTTCATCGTCGCCCTGCCCTATCTGCCCAATGGCGAGGAGATTGTGGCGAAGCTCGACGACGCCAAGCGAGCGCAGCTCGCCAAGGCCATGCCGGGCCTGAAGGAGCGCGCCAAGACCCTGATCGAGCTGGCGGACGGCGCGCGCTTCCTCTTCGCCGAGCGTCCGCTCGAATATGACGAAAAGGCGCGTTCCCTGCTCAATGAGGCCGGTCGCGCCCATCTGGCCGCGCTCGCGCCGAAGCTCGCCGCGCTGCCGGAATGGACGGCGCCGGCCGCCGAAGCGGCGGTGCGCGCCTATGTAGGAGAAACGGGAGCCAAGCTCGGCCAGGTCGCGCAACCCCTGCGCGCCGCGCTCACCGGCCGCGCGACGTCGCCGGGCATTTTCGATGTCCTGGAGACGCTTGGCTGCGACGAAAGTCTTGGCCGGATCACCGACGCCGCAGGCGCCTCTATCGTTTAA
- the cynS gene encoding cyanase, with amino-acid sequence MTRDQLTERILDIKREKRLTWQQIVEATGEMADVLIVGALLGQMRLPEALAAKSAAFLGLTKSEERMLTEVPMRGQNSPMPPTDPLLYRFYELLMVNGPAMKELIQEEFGDGIMSAIDFDMAIERQPDPKGDRVKISMSGKFLPYKYYGAGPGVPPNGAKNG; translated from the coding sequence ATGACCCGCGATCAACTCACCGAACGCATTCTCGACATCAAGCGCGAAAAACGCCTGACATGGCAGCAGATCGTCGAAGCGACCGGCGAAATGGCGGATGTGCTGATCGTCGGCGCGCTGCTCGGCCAGATGCGCCTTCCCGAGGCGCTCGCGGCCAAGTCTGCCGCTTTTCTCGGCCTGACCAAGTCGGAAGAGCGGATGCTGACCGAGGTTCCGATGCGCGGCCAGAATTCGCCGATGCCGCCGACCGACCCCCTGCTCTATCGCTTTTACGAACTGCTCATGGTCAATGGACCGGCGATGAAGGAACTGATCCAGGAGGAATTCGGCGACGGCATCATGTCGGCGATCGATTTCGACATGGCGATCGAGCGCCAGCCCGACCCCAAGGGCGACCGGGTCAAGATTTCCATGTCCGGCAAATTCCTGCCCTACAAATATTACGGCGCCGGCCCCGGCGTGCCGCCGAATGGCGCCAAGAACGGATAA
- a CDS encoding helix-turn-helix domain-containing protein, whose protein sequence is MASDYDDARLAEALRAVIKKKRVSMKLISEKLGISYRTVQNYINGENRIPADFFLRLAHLLRIDADYFIYGDFRPHHSDLYDAVCGSLIELGLMPSLGPETPQHEREKALTLAARMTADLEARYDRFRAEGAFGPFVSHLSFGRRETKTG, encoded by the coding sequence ATGGCAAGCGACTACGACGATGCCAGACTGGCGGAGGCGCTACGCGCCGTGATAAAGAAAAAGCGAGTCTCAATGAAACTAATTTCGGAGAAATTAGGGATTTCGTATCGCACTGTTCAGAATTACATAAATGGTGAAAACCGTATTCCTGCCGATTTTTTCTTGCGTCTGGCACATTTGTTGCGCATAGACGCGGACTATTTTATATATGGCGACTTTCGACCGCACCATTCCGATCTTTATGACGCTGTTTGCGGATCGCTTATTGAGCTTGGCCTTATGCCATCTTTGGGGCCTGAGACGCCTCAGCACGAGCGCGAAAAGGCATTAACACTGGCGGCCCGAATGACAGCCGATTTGGAGGCCCGATATGATCGCTTTCGGGCAGAAGGCGCGTTCGGTCCCTTCGTCTCGCACCTTTCGTTTGGGCGCCGCGAAACCAAGACCGGTTGA
- a CDS encoding Mrp/NBP35 family ATP-binding protein codes for MFNNDDILAALNNVAGPDGKTPLPQSGAISGVSIREGKVFLSISVTPEQAPHCEPMRLAAEEALKALPGAKGALAVLTSERAPQSAPQAAPQNAPRGGHGHAPRGASQGSGVEGIKKIVAVASGKGGVGKSTTSANLAIGLARLGLKVGLLDADLFGPSQPRLFGLSGRPDLAEGGALVPMEKFGVKVMSIGFLVPDDAAIVWRGPMVMSALTQLLRDVSWGELDVLVVDMPPGTGDTQLTMAQNVGLAGAVIVSTPQDLALIDARRGIAMFNQVHVPIIGLFENMSYFLCPHCGGRTEIFAHGGARAEAEKMDVPFLGDAPLDAMVRETSDAGLPVVAKDPESPQAKPYLALAEKVRDALNQAPAKKAPKIAVE; via the coding sequence ATGTTCAACAACGACGACATTCTTGCGGCTTTGAACAATGTTGCGGGGCCGGACGGCAAGACGCCGCTGCCGCAGTCCGGCGCGATCTCGGGCGTCAGCATCCGCGAGGGCAAGGTTTTCCTGTCGATTTCGGTGACGCCGGAGCAGGCTCCCCATTGCGAGCCGATGCGGCTGGCCGCGGAAGAGGCGCTCAAGGCTTTGCCCGGCGCCAAGGGCGCGCTGGCGGTGCTGACCTCGGAGCGCGCGCCGCAAAGCGCGCCGCAGGCCGCGCCGCAAAATGCGCCCAGAGGCGGCCATGGCCACGCGCCGCGCGGCGCGAGCCAAGGCTCGGGCGTCGAGGGAATCAAGAAGATCGTCGCGGTGGCCTCGGGCAAGGGCGGCGTCGGCAAGTCCACGACCTCGGCCAATCTGGCGATCGGCCTCGCCCGGCTCGGCTTGAAGGTCGGCCTGCTCGACGCCGACCTGTTCGGCCCGTCCCAGCCGCGGCTGTTCGGCCTTTCCGGACGCCCGGACCTGGCCGAGGGCGGCGCGCTCGTGCCGATGGAGAAGTTCGGCGTCAAGGTGATGTCGATCGGCTTCCTCGTTCCCGACGACGCGGCGATCGTATGGCGCGGGCCGATGGTGATGTCGGCCCTGACCCAATTGCTGCGCGACGTCTCTTGGGGAGAACTCGACGTGCTGGTGGTGGACATGCCGCCCGGCACCGGCGACACCCAGCTCACCATGGCGCAGAATGTCGGGCTCGCGGGCGCGGTGATCGTCTCGACGCCGCAGGACCTCGCCTTGATCGACGCGCGGCGCGGCATCGCCATGTTCAACCAGGTTCACGTGCCGATCATCGGCCTGTTCGAGAACATGAGCTATTTCCTGTGCCCGCATTGCGGCGGCCGCACCGAGATTTTCGCCCATGGCGGAGCCAGGGCCGAAGCCGAAAAGATGGACGTGCCCTTCCTCGGCGACGCCCCGCTCGACGCCATGGTGCGCGAAACCTCCGACGCCGGCCTCCCCGTCGTCGCCAAGGACCCCGAAAGCCCCCAGGCCAAACCCTATCTCGCCCTCGCCGAAAAAGTCCGAGACGCCCTCAACCAGGCCCCAGCCAAAAAAGCCCCCAAAATCGCCGTCGAGTGA